The following coding sequences are from one candidate division KSB1 bacterium window:
- a CDS encoding RNA polymerase sigma-70 factor, giving the protein MVKKRHLVRRIKRSDTEAFRELFEIYQRNIFNFLHFKLGNIEAAEDLLQDVFIKIWERRCQLRENTSIKSFLFTIARPAALNHLRHNQIVLKFQVEQTNKVSAEQAEYLEFERIEIQNILMRAITNLPEKSRVAFMMNRFEELTYHEIADRLNISVKTVESHMGRALRLLRESLQVII; this is encoded by the coding sequence ATGGTTAAAAAAAGACATCTCGTTCGGCGCATCAAACGTTCCGACACTGAAGCGTTCAGGGAGTTGTTTGAAATCTACCAGCGGAACATATTCAATTTCTTACATTTTAAGCTCGGCAACATTGAAGCAGCCGAAGACCTTTTGCAAGACGTATTCATAAAAATTTGGGAAAGAAGGTGTCAACTAAGAGAAAACACTTCTATCAAATCCTTTTTATTCACCATTGCAAGACCCGCGGCTTTAAACCATCTTCGTCACAACCAGATCGTATTGAAATTTCAAGTGGAGCAGACAAACAAAGTCTCAGCAGAACAAGCTGAATACCTGGAATTTGAAAGAATTGAGATTCAAAATATTTTGATGAGGGCCATCACAAATCTTCCGGAAAAATCGAGAGTCGCATTTATGATGAATCGTTTTGAAGAGTTGACCTACCACGAAATAGCAGACAGATTAAATATCAGCGTCAAAACAGTTGAAAGTCATATGGGCAGAGCATTGAGGCTTTTACGGGAATCCTTACAGGTAATTATTTGA
- a CDS encoding polysaccharide deacetylase family protein, translating into MKFVPILAYHKIQNTFDFSATYVTPATFEAQLKYLTDSGYRSISIHDYVNNKNITGKRVIFTFDDAYTSVFKNAFALLSKYNFTASIFVITKFVGKSNHWDYNFVKNGFGHCDWQQICILASEGWEVGSHTVSHPNLKALSDGHLWYEIKSSKDVLEDKIQTSINIISYPFGKFNGRVLNAVEKAGYMGGCTLGYNYPHSQSFPYAIFRRGVYLAEPFKLFKLKLQNNRLSHLDDVKQKFITFCSQGSIFLRYFKSV; encoded by the coding sequence ATGAAATTTGTTCCCATCCTTGCTTATCATAAGATTCAAAACACTTTCGATTTTAGCGCCACTTATGTAACACCCGCAACGTTTGAAGCTCAACTTAAATATTTAACTGACTCAGGTTACCGGTCAATTTCAATACATGATTATGTGAACAACAAAAATATTACCGGAAAAAGAGTTATCTTTACATTTGATGACGCTTATACATCGGTTTTTAAAAACGCATTCGCGTTACTAAGCAAATACAATTTCACAGCAAGTATTTTCGTCATAACAAAATTCGTTGGCAAATCAAATCACTGGGATTATAATTTCGTCAAAAATGGCTTTGGACATTGTGACTGGCAACAAATTTGTATTTTGGCATCAGAAGGGTGGGAGGTAGGCTCTCATACTGTTAGTCATCCAAATCTGAAAGCACTGTCAGATGGTCATCTCTGGTATGAAATAAAAAGTTCAAAAGATGTTTTGGAAGATAAGATTCAAACGTCGATTAATATAATTTCTTATCCATTCGGTAAATTTAACGGAAGAGTGTTGAATGCGGTTGAAAAAGCCGGGTATATGGGTGGCTGCACCTTAGGGTATAACTACCCGCATAGCCAAAGTTTTCCGTACGCAATCTTCAGACGCGGAGTTTACCTGGCAGAGCCCTTCAAGCTTTTCAAGCTCAAACTTCAAAATAATCGCCTGTCGCATTTGGACGATGTCAAACAGAAGTTTATAACTTTTTGCTCTCAGGGTTCTATCTTTTTACGCTATTTCAAATCTGTTTAA
- the rbfA gene encoding 30S ribosome-binding factor RbfA — MPEFKRSRRVSQLLREEISRIITQQLKDPLVGIVTVTGVNITDDLKLARVYVTILGDEKNRQDGLRGLERATKFIRGKIARRTNLKYIPELEFYYDETIDYAQNIELLLKKIHK; from the coding sequence ATGCCAGAGTTCAAACGCTCACGCCGTGTTTCTCAACTTCTGAGAGAAGAAATAAGCCGGATTATCACTCAGCAATTAAAGGATCCCCTGGTTGGCATTGTAACGGTGACCGGTGTTAATATAACCGATGATCTTAAATTGGCACGAGTTTACGTCACTATTCTGGGTGATGAGAAAAATAGACAGGACGGCCTCCGTGGGTTGGAACGTGCCACTAAATTCATTAGAGGTAAAATAGCACGCAGAACGAATTTAAAATATATCCCCGAACTTGAATTCTATTATGATGAAACAATTGATTACGCCCAAAACATTGAATTACTTCTAAAAAAAATTCACAAATAA
- the truB gene encoding tRNA pseudouridine(55) synthase TruB — translation MISPRAVTLGETFRELKLSFDFELGEILNINKPVGWTSFDVVKKIRGQLNIKKVGHAGTLDPFATGVLLICTGRATKKVEDLMNLKKEYIARIEFGKTTDSYDLTGTIVSERSADNLELENIKQVIKQFHGEIYQTPPMYSAVKVNGERLYKLARRGEVVERKPRKIRIYQTDVIDFRNPFLKLRIVCSRGTYIRALANDMGEILGCGGYLTSLTRTRVGDYKLEDSFEIKDLIREIKH, via the coding sequence ATGATAAGTCCTCGTGCAGTAACTTTAGGTGAAACATTTCGCGAGCTTAAATTATCGTTCGATTTCGAGCTTGGAGAGATTCTCAATATTAATAAGCCCGTTGGCTGGACCTCGTTTGATGTTGTGAAAAAGATTCGAGGTCAACTTAATATTAAAAAGGTCGGACATGCAGGAACCTTGGATCCCTTTGCCACCGGGGTATTGCTGATTTGTACCGGCCGAGCTACCAAAAAGGTAGAGGACTTGATGAATCTGAAAAAGGAATATATTGCCAGAATTGAATTTGGAAAAACCACTGATTCTTATGATCTCACCGGCACTATCGTAAGTGAGAGGAGTGCGGATAACCTTGAGCTTGAGAACATCAAGCAGGTTATTAAGCAGTTTCACGGAGAAATTTATCAAACACCGCCAATGTATTCGGCAGTCAAAGTCAACGGTGAGCGTCTGTATAAACTTGCGCGACGAGGTGAAGTCGTCGAACGAAAACCCCGGAAAATTAGAATTTATCAAACGGATGTTATCGATTTCAGAAATCCTTTTCTTAAACTAAGAATTGTCTGTTCCAGAGGAACTTATATCCGTGCATTAGCCAATGATATGGGAGAAATATTGGGTTGCGGCGGCTATCTTACTTCGCTTACTCGTACACGGGTTGGCGATTATAAGTTAGAGGACTCGTTCGAGATCAAAGATCTGATTCGGGAAATAAAACATTAG
- a CDS encoding insulinase family protein, translated as MITSAEFKKSVLNNGIRLVTERIPYVRSISIGAWLNVGSRDEVPDNNGISHYIEHLLFKGTKNRTALEIAESLESVGGHLNAFTGKELTCYYAHVLDEHLSISVEIIGDILSNALFETSEMEKEKKVILEELNTIEETPEELIHEYFLDDVFPNHPLGLPVIGKRQNITSFNRQNVLDYLSDNYTIDRLVIAAAGNVDHDELARLVEKNFENLGKNGGQNYKPPKEPRHGKHVMENGAIQAHVCLGTHAYSYQNPKKFGLLVLNTLLGSGMSSRLFQNIREKHALAYSIYSFIDFLFDTGLFGIYIGTDKHKVDDSLDLINKELEQLMKQPISSAELDRTKSQLKGNLMLGLESTSSRMNRLAKMEIYLQKNFTLDDTLNEIAKVSQEDILNIANELFTSDRIYTTILKPQAQNSKVEEL; from the coding sequence ATGATCACATCGGCAGAATTCAAAAAATCGGTTTTAAACAATGGTATTCGTTTAGTAACTGAGAGAATACCCTATGTAAGGTCCATTTCCATTGGGGCATGGCTAAACGTTGGCTCCCGTGATGAAGTACCCGACAACAATGGCATATCCCATTATATCGAACATTTGCTTTTTAAGGGCACAAAAAATCGCACCGCGCTCGAAATCGCCGAAAGCCTGGAGTCTGTCGGTGGGCATTTAAATGCGTTTACAGGCAAAGAATTAACTTGCTATTACGCTCACGTCCTGGATGAACATTTGTCTATATCTGTCGAGATTATTGGAGATATTTTAAGCAATGCTTTGTTTGAAACATCCGAGATGGAAAAAGAGAAAAAGGTCATTCTCGAAGAACTAAATACGATCGAAGAAACACCCGAAGAATTAATTCATGAGTATTTTTTGGATGACGTTTTCCCAAACCATCCTCTCGGATTGCCTGTCATAGGTAAACGTCAGAATATCACAAGCTTTAACAGGCAAAACGTTCTGGACTATTTATCTGATAATTACACTATTGACAGGCTGGTTATCGCCGCGGCTGGAAATGTTGATCATGATGAATTAGCAAGACTGGTGGAGAAGAATTTCGAGAATCTTGGCAAAAACGGCGGTCAAAATTATAAACCTCCAAAGGAACCTCGCCACGGCAAACACGTCATGGAAAATGGGGCTATTCAAGCACATGTTTGCTTGGGAACTCATGCATATTCATATCAAAATCCAAAGAAATTCGGCTTATTGGTTTTAAATACTTTGCTTGGCTCCGGAATGAGCTCTCGCTTATTTCAAAATATTCGGGAAAAACATGCCCTTGCATATTCAATCTACTCTTTCATTGATTTTTTATTTGATACCGGACTTTTCGGAATCTATATTGGCACAGACAAACACAAAGTTGACGATTCGCTTGATTTAATCAACAAAGAGCTTGAGCAATTGATGAAGCAACCCATTAGCAGTGCGGAATTGGACCGAACCAAGTCACAACTTAAAGGTAATCTGATGTTGGGTTTGGAAAGCACCTCAAGCCGCATGAATCGATTAGCCAAAATGGAAATCTATCTGCAAAAAAACTTTACCTTAGATGATACTCTGAATGAAATAGCAAAGGTTTCTCAGGAAGATATCTTAAATATCGCAAACGAACTCTTTACAAGTGACAGAATTTATACTACAATTCTGAAACCTCAGGCCCAAAACTCGAAGGTGGAGGAACTCTAA
- a CDS encoding bifunctional riboflavin kinase/FAD synthetase: MEIFRDIASVKRLENAVLTVGTFDGLHLGHRFIIEELKKRANFHDARSTLVTFNPHPQLVLRSPDKLDLRILTTIDEKIDLLKTFDIDRLAIIEFTYDFSRTAPAEFVKKILYDSVGFKEIVIGHDHAFGKNRQGDFETLKKLALETGFSVNELGTFKVGEDLVSSTKIRKLLLDGDIQSASKLLGRNYFISGEVVKGEGRGRDLSFPTANIKPNSPDKLIPGDGVYAVYACFGSKKHAGMMNIGVRPTFASNTRTLEVNLFDFNENIYGQELKIEFVERTRDEKHFSGPDELVAQLKEDREKSLNILRN; this comes from the coding sequence ATGGAAATTTTCCGGGATATTGCCAGTGTAAAGAGACTTGAAAACGCGGTTTTAACTGTCGGTACATTTGACGGCTTGCATTTGGGACATCGATTCATTATCGAAGAACTTAAGAAAAGAGCAAATTTCCATGACGCGCGAAGTACACTTGTTACCTTCAATCCGCATCCGCAACTTGTTCTCAGATCACCCGATAAGCTCGACTTAAGAATATTAACAACAATCGATGAAAAAATTGATCTTCTAAAAACGTTTGACATAGATCGGCTTGCAATTATCGAATTCACCTATGACTTTTCAAGAACAGCACCTGCCGAATTTGTAAAAAAAATTCTCTATGACTCTGTTGGATTCAAGGAGATCGTAATTGGCCACGATCATGCGTTTGGAAAGAATCGACAGGGAGACTTCGAAACGCTCAAAAAACTAGCTTTGGAAACAGGATTTTCCGTAAATGAATTAGGGACTTTTAAGGTAGGTGAGGATTTGGTTAGTAGTACCAAAATCAGGAAGCTGCTTTTGGACGGCGATATTCAAAGCGCAAGCAAACTTTTGGGACGGAATTATTTTATTAGTGGAGAAGTCGTGAAAGGAGAGGGTAGGGGACGAGATTTAAGTTTTCCAACTGCCAACATTAAGCCCAATTCACCCGATAAGTTGATACCCGGTGACGGTGTTTACGCTGTGTATGCCTGTTTCGGTTCAAAAAAACATGCAGGCATGATGAACATCGGGGTTCGGCCCACTTTCGCTTCCAACACACGAACTCTGGAAGTTAATCTATTTGATTTCAATGAAAATATCTACGGTCAAGAACTTAAAATTGAATTTGTTGAAAGAACTAGGGATGAAAAACATTTCTCCGGTCCGGATGAATTAGTCGCACAATTAAAGGAGGATCGGGAGAAAAGTTTAAATATTCTAAGAAATTAA
- a CDS encoding MerR family transcriptional regulator, with product MKEPIIKKLYYSISEVSEMTSLKPYVLRYWESEFPNLRPSKNRAGKRIYRSSDVEQVLAIKKLLYEKKFTIEGARNQLKSTHENNDQIGDVVKNDKHKDVLEEIRIGLKGIIDLLEGKK from the coding sequence ATGAAAGAACCGATAATAAAAAAGCTGTACTACTCCATAAGCGAGGTCAGCGAAATGACTTCGTTGAAACCCTATGTCTTAAGATACTGGGAGAGCGAGTTTCCAAACCTGAGGCCCTCAAAAAACAGAGCAGGCAAACGGATCTACCGAAGTAGTGATGTTGAACAAGTTCTCGCAATCAAGAAGTTGCTTTATGAGAAGAAATTTACAATAGAAGGTGCCCGGAATCAATTAAAATCTACTCATGAAAATAACGATCAGATTGGGGATGTAGTGAAAAATGATAAACATAAAGACGTGTTAGAAGAGATAAGAATTGGTTTAAAGGGAATTATTGATTTATTAGAAGGTAAGAAATAA
- the rpsO gene encoding 30S ribosomal protein S15: protein MALTSEQKKEIFEKFGENGNDTGKAEVQIAMLTENINQLTPHFDKHKKDHHSRRGLLKMVGKRRRLLDYLIKKDITRYRSIIKELGIRR, encoded by the coding sequence ATGGCGCTAACGAGTGAACAGAAAAAAGAAATATTTGAAAAATTTGGCGAAAATGGAAATGACACCGGTAAAGCAGAAGTCCAAATTGCTATGCTTACCGAGAACATCAATCAATTGACGCCTCATTTTGACAAACACAAGAAAGATCATCATTCAAGACGTGGTTTATTAAAAATGGTCGGTAAAAGAAGACGTCTGCTTGATTATCTGATCAAAAAGGATATCACTCGATACCGATCCATTATTAAAGAGCTGGGGATAAGACGATAG
- a CDS encoding DUF503 domain-containing protein, which yields MLVGVCRLEIFVPESSSLKAKRLVLNSIKKRIRNKFNVSVAEVENNDKWQRISLGISMVSNERKFIDMNIEEILKLIESDGRMEILSHLVEIY from the coding sequence ATGCTTGTTGGTGTTTGCAGGTTGGAAATATTTGTACCGGAAAGCAGTTCTTTGAAAGCCAAAAGACTCGTCTTGAACAGTATTAAGAAAAGAATCCGAAATAAATTCAATGTTTCTGTTGCAGAGGTTGAGAATAATGATAAATGGCAACGAATTTCTTTGGGAATATCAATGGTTTCAAATGAACGAAAGTTTATAGATATGAACATTGAGGAAATTCTAAAGCTGATAGAGAGCGATGGCAGAATGGAAATTTTGAGCCACTTAGTGGAGATTTATTAA
- the pnp gene encoding polyribonucleotide nucleotidyltransferase has product MVHSEELELDGKKYSIETGKLAKQADGAVVVRVGETIVLVTAVGASEPNENVDFFPLTVDYREKAYSAGKIPGGFFKREGRPSENEILSSRIADRSIRPLFAKGYKNEVQILISVLSADKENKPDVLGITGASAALAISDIPFNEQIVGARIGRVNGQFVLNPTYAEVENGDLELIISATKESIVMVEGEAKEISEADMLAALKFGHEKICQLLEMQSKLASKAGKEKREFVPVEFPSDIEQKIVEKVTSQLSEHLAIADKKERKLALQELTEETVKDIDEQFPDHTADTIEKIYEIEKNLVREQVVKNNKRIDGRGLDDIRPIECEVGLLPRVHGSALFTRGQTQALAATTLGTKMDEQRMDVLEGEFWKSYMLHYNFPPFCVGEIRFLRGTSRREVGHGNLAERAIKPAMPSTELFPYTVRVVSDVLESNGSSSMATVCAGTLSLMDAGVPLKTPIAGISMGLIKEDDKHAVLTDILGDEDHLGDMDFKVAGSDKGITAFQMDIKIKGIPTDVLADALEKAKTARLKILEIMNQTLAKPRDDLSIHAPRITTMKVNVNSIGAIIGPGGKTIREITEKSGATVNIDDDGTVLIASTEAESAAMAMQMIEQLVQEPEKGKTYQGKVKKIMNFGAFVEILPGKEGLLHISQIAHQRTNKVEDILKVGDEVEVKLLDIDPQGKLDLSRKALLTNDSEN; this is encoded by the coding sequence ATGGTTCACAGTGAAGAATTAGAACTTGATGGGAAAAAATATTCTATCGAAACAGGGAAGTTGGCGAAGCAAGCGGACGGAGCAGTGGTCGTTAGAGTAGGCGAGACGATCGTGCTCGTTACAGCAGTTGGCGCTTCAGAGCCGAATGAAAACGTGGACTTTTTCCCATTAACCGTCGACTATCGGGAAAAGGCTTATTCGGCCGGTAAGATCCCCGGCGGATTTTTCAAAAGAGAGGGCAGGCCAAGCGAAAACGAAATTCTGAGTTCCCGAATAGCTGACCGGTCCATCCGCCCTCTGTTTGCAAAGGGTTATAAGAATGAAGTGCAGATACTAATTTCAGTTTTGTCAGCTGACAAGGAAAACAAACCGGATGTTTTGGGAATTACGGGTGCATCGGCTGCTTTGGCGATCTCTGACATCCCATTCAACGAACAAATCGTTGGCGCAAGAATTGGCCGTGTAAATGGCCAATTTGTTTTAAACCCTACTTATGCTGAAGTTGAAAATGGCGACCTCGAACTTATAATTTCGGCAACCAAAGAATCGATTGTGATGGTTGAGGGCGAGGCCAAAGAAATCAGTGAAGCGGACATGCTTGCAGCATTGAAATTTGGCCATGAGAAGATTTGTCAGTTATTGGAAATGCAATCAAAATTGGCCTCCAAAGCAGGGAAGGAAAAACGTGAATTTGTGCCTGTAGAATTTCCGAGTGATATTGAGCAAAAAATTGTTGAAAAGGTTACGTCCCAATTAAGCGAACATTTGGCAATTGCCGACAAAAAAGAAAGAAAGCTTGCCTTGCAGGAGCTGACGGAAGAAACTGTGAAGGACATCGACGAACAATTTCCTGACCATACTGCGGATACGATTGAAAAAATTTATGAAATTGAGAAAAACCTGGTCAGAGAACAAGTTGTCAAAAACAATAAAAGAATTGATGGCAGAGGTTTAGATGATATTCGGCCAATAGAATGTGAGGTGGGGCTGTTACCACGTGTACATGGCTCAGCTTTATTCACCAGAGGGCAGACTCAGGCTCTTGCAGCAACGACTCTCGGTACTAAAATGGATGAACAAAGAATGGATGTATTGGAAGGCGAGTTTTGGAAGAGCTACATGCTTCACTATAACTTCCCACCTTTTTGCGTCGGAGAAATTCGTTTCTTGCGCGGCACCAGCAGACGGGAAGTTGGTCATGGAAATCTGGCGGAACGAGCCATCAAACCGGCGATGCCTTCGACAGAGCTTTTTCCCTACACCGTAAGAGTCGTTTCGGATGTTTTGGAATCAAACGGATCATCTTCAATGGCAACTGTTTGCGCCGGAACCCTGTCCCTTATGGACGCGGGTGTGCCGCTTAAAACGCCAATTGCCGGCATCTCGATGGGTCTTATTAAAGAAGATGATAAGCATGCTGTCTTAACTGATATCCTCGGCGACGAAGATCACCTTGGCGACATGGATTTTAAAGTTGCTGGATCAGATAAAGGTATAACGGCCTTTCAGATGGATATCAAAATAAAAGGAATCCCCACTGATGTATTGGCTGATGCGCTTGAAAAAGCGAAAACTGCTCGGCTAAAAATTTTAGAAATCATGAACCAGACTCTGGCTAAACCACGAGACGATCTTTCAATTCATGCACCCAGAATTACCACAATGAAAGTAAATGTAAATAGCATTGGCGCCATCATTGGACCTGGAGGTAAAACAATACGCGAAATAACAGAAAAATCCGGAGCCACCGTAAATATTGATGACGATGGTACGGTTCTTATTGCATCAACTGAGGCTGAAAGTGCCGCGATGGCAATGCAAATGATAGAGCAATTGGTACAAGAGCCGGAAAAAGGGAAAACCTATCAGGGCAAAGTAAAAAAAATCATGAACTTCGGCGCATTTGTTGAAATACTGCCCGGAAAAGAAGGCCTTCTTCATATCTCACAAATCGCCCATCAACGCACAAATAAAGTAGAGGATATCCTTAAAGTCGGGGATGAAGTCGAGGTTAAACTGCTGGACATCGATCCGCAGGGCAAGCTTGACTTAAGTAGAAAAGCACTCCTCACAAATGATTCCGAAAATTAG
- the ald gene encoding alanine dehydrogenase — MRVGIPKEIKANENRVALIPAGVEILSSYGHEIIIEKAAGLGSGFTDEDYVSSGAEIGSDPTEVFKQAHMIMKVKEPLPEEYGLIRENQIVFTYFHFAASLELTEAVVDSKCIAIAYETVQNEEGQLPLLIPMSEVAGRMVIQEGARYLEKLEGGKGILLGGVPGVEPASVVILGGGIVGTNAAKIAAGLGARVSILDINLERLRYLDDVMPKNVITIMSNPANIRRAISEADLVIGAVLIPGAKAPSLITRDMLKLMKKGSVIADVAVDQGGCVETIKPTTHEDPIYEIDGVVHYGVANMPGAVPMTSTKALTNATLPYAIQIANQGFPHIAKSNPEIAKGVNIAYGKITYKSVAEAFKLPYTPLEEIVQ; from the coding sequence ATGCGAGTGGGAATACCGAAAGAAATAAAAGCAAATGAAAACAGAGTTGCTTTGATTCCCGCCGGAGTAGAAATTTTAAGCAGTTATGGTCATGAGATAATTATTGAAAAAGCTGCAGGGTTAGGCAGTGGTTTCACAGATGAGGACTATGTAAGTTCGGGTGCAGAAATAGGCTCTGATCCTACCGAGGTTTTTAAGCAGGCCCACATGATTATGAAGGTAAAAGAACCCTTGCCTGAAGAATACGGTCTTATTCGTGAAAATCAGATCGTTTTTACCTATTTTCACTTCGCAGCTTCTCTGGAGTTAACCGAGGCAGTTGTCGACTCTAAATGCATAGCGATTGCCTATGAAACAGTGCAAAATGAGGAAGGACAATTACCACTTCTTATTCCCATGAGTGAAGTTGCGGGTCGTATGGTTATTCAAGAGGGCGCCCGATATTTAGAAAAACTAGAGGGCGGGAAAGGGATATTGTTAGGTGGGGTGCCGGGCGTTGAGCCCGCCAGCGTTGTTATTCTCGGTGGAGGCATTGTAGGTACCAACGCTGCAAAAATTGCTGCTGGACTTGGAGCGAGAGTATCGATTTTGGATATTAATTTGGAACGACTTAGATACCTCGATGATGTGATGCCTAAAAACGTTATCACAATCATGTCGAATCCAGCAAACATCCGCAGGGCCATCTCAGAAGCAGATTTGGTTATCGGAGCCGTTCTGATTCCAGGGGCAAAAGCGCCCAGTTTAATCACCCGCGATATGTTGAAACTCATGAAAAAGGGCTCGGTTATTGCTGATGTTGCCGTCGATCAAGGAGGCTGTGTTGAAACAATCAAGCCGACTACTCATGAAGACCCGATTTATGAAATTGACGGTGTAGTTCACTATGGTGTGGCAAATATGCCAGGCGCTGTCCCAATGACTTCAACCAAAGCCTTGACCAATGCAACACTACCCTATGCAATTCAAATTGCCAATCAGGGATTTCCCCATATTGCTAAATCCAACCCAGAAATCGCGAAAGGAGTCAATATCGCTTATGGGAAAATCACCTACAAAAGCGTTGCAGAGGCATTCAAATTACCCTACACTCCTCTCGAAGAGATTGTCCAATAA
- a CDS encoding SulP family inorganic anion transporter produces MKTQQTKSTSESSSTNLFKNCLPFLETIQTYNKEKFRLDLMAGLTVALVALPQSMAYAFIAGVEPKYGIYALIVGSIIAALFGSSRHLHTGPVNASSIVIAVAMAPYIHQDNYMAMVFLLALLAGVFQLGAGLFKLGNLAQFISSSVLIGFMSGAALLIIFNQMPNLLGLPPISGGTFLINAYSILENFSGVDALTFLIGAGTIILVLIINRLSPKSSTGIPYIPSYLLALLAAAGLVALFGLLDKGIVVVGNIPATLPPLSVPSFDLTTINLLAGSALALTLISISETIASAKSVGSLTGDKFEANQELIGQGLAKIAVAFFSGIPVSGSFTRTALNFRAGAQTRFAAVFSGVLLFFVVIIFSPIAQYIPVAALAGIIMVIATNMVNWKHVVITFKTTKSDAVVMLSTFASTLLFALDTAIYIGVGLSLVLFLRKAVHPRLIELDYDQADGFQEMKPADKRRIPEISIVHIEGDIFFGAAEFFENEIGRIASRPGLKVLILRVKSAYCLDATSIMGLMQFAEKMKKTDKLLVVSGVTGEVERVFRRSGLDKVVGKENIFFSDVAVLKSTKKALHRALEYVNSKGEEKYRVSLFYDRPEKAQVNKIKSQTTL; encoded by the coding sequence TTGAAAACCCAACAAACTAAATCCACATCAGAATCTTCCTCCACTAACCTGTTCAAAAACTGCCTGCCATTTTTAGAAACAATTCAGACTTATAACAAGGAAAAGTTCCGTTTGGACCTGATGGCGGGTTTAACCGTCGCGTTGGTGGCTCTTCCGCAATCCATGGCCTATGCTTTCATTGCTGGTGTTGAACCTAAATATGGAATTTATGCTCTCATTGTGGGAAGTATTATCGCCGCTTTATTTGGTTCATCGCGCCATTTGCATACCGGCCCTGTCAACGCCAGTTCAATTGTTATTGCCGTGGCCATGGCTCCTTATATCCATCAAGATAATTATATGGCCATGGTGTTTTTACTTGCATTACTGGCGGGGGTATTTCAATTGGGAGCAGGGCTTTTTAAGCTCGGCAATCTTGCCCAATTCATCTCCAGCTCGGTATTGATAGGTTTTATGTCGGGCGCAGCTTTGTTAATAATTTTTAACCAAATGCCAAATCTTCTTGGCTTACCCCCAATCTCAGGGGGTACCTTTCTGATCAATGCCTACAGCATCTTGGAAAACTTCAGCGGCGTGGACGCTTTAACATTTTTGATTGGGGCCGGAACGATAATCCTCGTTTTGATCATCAATCGGTTGAGCCCAAAATCTTCTACCGGGATTCCTTATATACCTTCCTATTTGTTGGCGCTCCTTGCTGCGGCCGGTTTGGTGGCTTTGTTTGGCCTGTTAGATAAAGGAATTGTTGTTGTTGGGAATATACCGGCGACGCTACCGCCACTCAGCGTTCCGTCATTTGATTTGACAACCATTAATCTTCTTGCAGGCAGTGCGTTGGCTTTAACCCTCATTTCTATATCAGAAACGATAGCGAGTGCAAAATCTGTGGGGTCTCTTACGGGAGATAAGTTCGAAGCGAATCAGGAATTGATCGGCCAGGGTTTAGCAAAAATTGCTGTGGCGTTTTTTAGTGGGATACCGGTTTCAGGCTCTTTCACCAGAACAGCACTCAACTTTCGCGCCGGCGCACAAACTCGATTTGCTGCTGTCTTTTCCGGTGTTTTGCTCTTTTTTGTTGTCATCATTTTTAGTCCAATTGCTCAGTACATACCCGTTGCCGCTCTGGCTGGCATCATCATGGTTATTGCCACAAATATGGTGAATTGGAAGCATGTCGTCATCACGTTTAAAACAACCAAATCGGACGCAGTGGTGATGCTTTCGACTTTTGCTTCGACACTTTTGTTTGCTTTGGATACTGCCATCTATATTGGCGTCGGCCTCTCCTTGGTTCTATTTTTGAGAAAGGCCGTCCATCCTCGTCTGATCGAATTGGATTACGATCAAGCCGACGGTTTTCAGGAAATGAAACCCGCCGATAAGCGGCGTATTCCCGAAATCTCTATTGTTCATATAGAAGGCGATATTTTCTTTGGCGCCGCAGAATTCTTCGAAAATGAAATCGGCCGGATCGCCAGCCGCCCTGGCTTGAAAGTGCTTATTTTACGCGTGAAGAGCGCTTATTGCTTAGATGCTACTTCCATCATGGGATTAATGCAATTTGCCGAAAAGATGAAAAAGACGGATAAATTGTTAGTCGTCTCTGGGGTAACCGGAGAGGTAGAAAGAGTATTCCGGCGTTCAGGTTTAGATAAAGTAGTGGGCAAGGAAAATATTTTCTTCTCCGATGTAGCTGTTCTAAAATCTACAAAAAAGGCGCTTCACAGGGCTTTGGAATATGTAAATAGTAAAGGTGAGGAAAAATATCGGGTTAGTTTATTTTATGATCGTCCCGAGAAAGCACAAGTTAACAAAATAAAATCCCAAACCACCCTCTAA